Within the Mugil cephalus isolate CIBA_MC_2020 chromosome 1, CIBA_Mcephalus_1.1, whole genome shotgun sequence genome, the region GTTTTGGCATGTAGctgcacctcccttcactggaCAGGATAAACACACACTTCTTGTTGCGCTTATGGTTTATGCGTTACTGCTTCCTGTTGCTGGATGAAAAATGTCGTTCTGAGGGGTCAAGCTAAAACTTAATGATGAATACCTTAAGATTCAAACAACGACGACATTTTAACTATATAGGTAACGTTGACTGTCAGAGAACCAGGACCATGAAATCAGATAAAAAGAATTACATTTTGGTCTTTTCAGAAAGTTgcctttgaaaatgttttaagatAAAAATGCTTCGCTGCTGGTAGATAGCGGCTCTCCCAAGTGCAGTGTACATTATGTTATGCAAACAGCTCCTGCACTGCTAACAAAGACTGGAGAATATCACATCAACACTCCTTCGTTGATCAGCCTGTAACATCTGATTTCTCTTAGCACATGCAACATTGTGAGCTGCACTGGGTTGATGAGTTCTCTGCACTTGCACTTAATAGCCAGAGTGAATATCTGCATGTAATTAGGCTGGAAAATGCTGACATTGTGCATTACAGGTTGTGTATGGACTTGAATGAGTCCTTCAAAATCTGAGACACAGCAGGAAGAACATTATGAGCTTGACAATGAGCCCATTGTTGCTCCAGGCCTCGTCTACTAATTGTATACACAGGGTCTTGAATTCTCTTCACTAATCGAATTAATAATTTAGGCAAACCAATCTGCTATTGTGGAAATTCGTGATATAAAATGATATTACACGGCATTTGCAATTCAGTGCTTATTTATTCTGacacatttcatatttaatgtattcaaccaaaaaaagaaactttcgCTTACTCAAAAGAAAAGTTCTATTCTGAGATCTCAATGTCAATCTGCCTCCACGTGAGtttaaaactggtttaaaaACCAAGTTGTGATAATATAACGTTTTGCAGGATGGACATTCAGAGGTGTCAGACGACTGAAAACTCACTTTCTAGAGCTGTTGTAATGGGAGTGTTGCGTAAAATATTGATGACTATCATTAGCACTTGTGTGCAGTTATCGTAGGTGGGGACAGGTGTCCTATATGCTTAAGATCTTTCAGTTCAACAGGTACAATAGGGAGAATAAGAGCACTTTAATGTAATagttctgcactaaatctgAAGGGTACGGTGTTCAGCGTTTGTCCAATAAccgagagctgttgattcaactgtgttatttaatttggaggctgtggtttggggctctattgttattataatttctGGCAACCCAGATTTCAGTGTCAGTGGGATAGGCTAAACAACacctttgtttttaattcagtccagtttaccAGCACAATAAACTGCACCCTCTAAGTGATCTTACAGATGAATTACCAAACTTTCTAACGCAGTTTGAGcttaaactgaacattatatcAGTCTAGTCCAATCTATGTTGTTGTAGAACAATACAATCGCTTTCACtggcgtacctaatgaactggcaagacAGAGAATATTCAAACACCACCACAGACTATGTTCCTGTGATCTTATTAGTGGAATAGAGAGTAAAGTAGTGGTGGTAACTGGATTCACACTAACTGGACATTTTCCAGGTGAGCTGCAGGGCCACACAGGTGTCCATTTGGTCTGTAGTCTCGCTGCGTCTTGGACTCAGACAAGTTTCAGGGAGAGCATCGGTTGTCCATGTCGTTTTTTATGGTGAAGAGCTGACAGGGGTTCCAGACATGTTCAGGTTACAGCTACAACACCCCTACCTGCCCAGGAACACATCTGTGACGTAGGCCCGCCCCTCCTGAGACACCTGAGGCGCCCGACATGACTCAAGAAACAAAGAATGTACTACTTTATGGCACACgggataataaaataaaacaaccccGTTTCTGTTCAGGAAAACTTAATGGAGGACCTTTCAGGGGGGCTGCTGCTTAATTAAGCGAAACAAAAGCCAGGTGGAGGTGGGACGAAGTTCCGCTCGGGctgttttctgtgttacaaACCCCACAAGTTCAGTTCAAGTCCACTATTACCACGAAATGCGCCGAAACGTTTTAAAGAatccaaaaatacattttgtgacAGAATGTGATCTTACATAAAGTGTTTTGCGACTAGTGAAAGTCATTAAGGAATAAATGtatggaggagaaaaagcagACAGACACTTACCGAACGGTTCGACCGTCGCTTTTTAGACCCACGCAGGAACATGATGTCGGCTTGATATTAAAAACGGAATCCCGGCAAAGAAACGTAGCGCCAGAAAATAACGAGGTTTAAATTCTGAAAGCAACGCCGTCTGAGTTTAACTACATGCTGTTTGGCTCCAACTACCCCGGGACTCTTCAGTCCGTCTTAGCTAAAGACTTTGAGCTGAAAAGCTGGCTCGAATAAAAAACGTAACTTACTGttttgctttcaaaataaaatccgcATTCGTTAAAATGTTAGTTATTTTTTActcaaatgcaaaatgaatgtTAAATTAAGACACACAATTTTACCAAAtatgtatacatgtattttatagcTCGTGATAATCTTTGACGAACTTAATTTGATCTCAACAGATACTGTTGTTGGTTTTACTTTGACAGTTTGAACCCGGAAGTGTCACTACCTGCGGTCGTGATTAAGCTCCAGCTTTACCTGTCCGTCCTGCTACGGACCTTAACAGAACACTGTCCCAGAGTTTGGGCTAACTTCACCTAGGCTACGAGGAAGTTAACATGCATGCAAAGTAATCCTACAAATATTCTAATATTCTAATAACACTATGTCTTTTCTATATCCATCTGAACACCTACTATCACTGCTttaacttcaaaataaataaataaataaataaatattgccaCATACATAGATACATAAATATTAACAGAACAGGTGGGTTTATGACTAGTTATGATTACATTTGATTGATACGGAGAAGTAGTCTAATAGCAGCCAGCGTGCTCCAAAACAAGAGATTATCATTCCACTGGCGGTTTTAAAAATGACCTGGGTTATAAAATTGTTATTGCAATTGAAAGGCAGTAGCATGAAACAAAATAGGAAAGGATTTTCATGAACACAATGTAATCTCGGAATAAAGAGTAGGGGCAGGATGCATCAACTGtctgcaataaaaaataaataaatcagatgagATTAGTGATCACATGCTGCACCGGGTCAACTTAGATCCAGTCATTTGTCATCATATTGGAATACGAACAGCCTGATGGGAGACTGGAGGCCACAGCACCAGAGCTTTGTTGATTATTGGTGGTTTTACAGTGGTAGCTTTCCCAGCAGATACAGGGAAAGGGCAGGCTTTACAATTTAGTAATGCACTTCAAATAATGACTGTTAGACTGCTGCCATCTAGCGACAATAATATAGAATACATGTTCATGTTATCTAGATACACAAAATCCTCAAAGATCAAATCTGCTCTTAAACATCTGGACTACTTAAGATTAGAGGGCAATGCAAATGGcaaaaaagagattttttttctttgtagtaACAATGGCTTTTATTCCCTAAAGCAAGACTGCTTCAAGTTTTGAAATTACAGACTGCAGGCACTTGTAAAGCATGTtagaaaaaatcaaaataatacGGCAGTGTTTTTGCTTGGACAAGTAACCACCAAATAGTTGAGGGAACATTTACAGTACACCATaaaatttaaactatttatcTTCACCAGCCTAGTCAAAGGAGAACAAAAAACTGTACTACTGGTCATTATAAAATGTCAACAGATTAAATATTTTGCACCTTAAAAATGTGTTACAAAtgtaagacagaaaaaaaaacttttaacctGAGCAAGAATCAAAGTGGAGGATGACACTGTAATTCAAATAATGAACGCGTGGTTGATAGCTGATGGCTGTCTATGGGTCTTACTGATACTAATAGGGTGGCTATTAGTGCAAAACATTTCTGTCAATGAAACTAGGTCACTTCAACGGTTTATGATTCAGGAACGAATGATGAACACTTTTGATTAGTGAGAATGAGACACTGAAGGAACTGTAACACACTGTCATAAGCACAGTGATTAAATACCAGAGAAGTTAAActtgaacagaaaacaagaagagcAAAATTATGATGTTAAACAACTCCTAAAGCATCCACCCTCTGTGTCAGTTACTTCTGAAGTCCAAATAACACAGTTACTATTTACTAGAGCAGTCCATTAATAGTAGACAAGTGTATTAGACAGGCTGCTTGTTGACATGAACCAAAGTGATACATTGGCTATTAATGACGGATTTCCCTTTTTAGTTGGAATAAAAGCTTGAAAGAAGAATTCTTCATGTCGTAGACTTGCAGGCAAAGATGTACAGTACTGTGCCTCTCACTTAGGCTACATCATCCTGCTCTCAGACACGACTCTAAATAGGCCTGTCCACGCCGTACAGTACTACTTATCAAACTGTGACCTGCTCATTTTACTGTCCACCGTCCTCAGTGACGCGCTCCTCTCATAACTTCTGCACAGGTGTcctctttttgttcttctgctgCGTTCTTAGTAGAGGTACGTGTGTCTGGGAGAGCTTACACTCTGTCGtctgtcaagaaaaaaaacaaaagaacggCAAAAGTTCTCAAACAGGGCGTATTTTTGAGGGAATCGTAAAAACAAGCATGTGCTTCTCTCACCAGTGGAAGCTGCCGTGTGCTGACTGCCGCTCTTGATTTGCAGGAAGATGGTGTACGTATCATATGCAAACAGCACAGTAGCGATTAAGCCAAATACCTGGGAAGAAACGAGACGGTGTCAGAGTCAGTAATGTAATGCAAGGGttaatgaaagaagaaaacataattACCAGGTGGCTGGTAGCAGTTTTCACacaaaagctaagctaagtgcAGCCTAGGAGACTTTACTGTGACATTTTAGTCCCAGATTGTTATCGTGTTGACTTTAGGGATTACAGTCGAGGTGGAATGACTGAAAGACTACAGAAGTGAAACTGGAGGAGTCAAGACGTCAATCTGAGAGCGAATCGGTGTACATCCTTCACGTGTGCTTACATGCAGGTATGCTAATGTACagtttatgtttaaaatgaaagaaagctCACTGGCATCAGTCACAAAGCAAGAAAGCAAGAAACTACTGTTCAAAACACggttaataaaaacatactgGACGTCTTCAGTGTAACTGCTATTGCAGCTATTTCCCCTGATGAAAGTATTGCAATATTTCCATATCTTATAATATAATGAACTGAGTGTCTGTAATAAGGTGCTTCTAATATAATTTCACTAGGCAGATATCTAGATTTGAATACAGAATGCTAAATCTTCATTAGCCTACGGGTTCAGATAttgctgcaaaaagaaaaagggaaaattcCCTATGGTAAAAATATGTTgaagtaaatgtatcacatTTTGTCGGCGCGTTTGGAGCTTATTGCTAGAAGAAGCAGCCACAGTGAACTGTCAGATGTAGCTGCACTACATCTAACTACCAGTTCCTTTCAGGAGTCAGaccccattgttttttttttttttttttttgttttttttccatgtctaGCATAAAATCAGACCACGGTTATTAACAGAATGAGGGAAAGGACTATTATTGGCTTAACTTCTTAATGccaattgtttgttttgctgccccCAGAATGGTGAGTCCTGCAGTATTTAACTGTCATATCAACCAAGACTGAAATCTATGAGGTTGCCACTCTAACCTCTCAATCCTTGAAACCTTGTTTCATAGTTACACAAACAGTTCAAACAGTTCCACAACTCAAAGACCAAAATATACAACGGTGAGTTTCACTGGAAACGATACATTTGGGGGAATTTGAGATACTGTGAACCTCCTTTGTCCCCATCACCAGGTCAAAATGAGATTTGGATTTGACAGACTGAAGCCAATGAGTCAGTGACAGTGCTGTTACTGAACTTGTCTCTAGGAGACgtgaaacacaacagatacTACATTCATTTTGATCAGAGCTGGATGAGACGGCATCTTTACTGAACGCTCCCCTGTTGGTGCCAGACTATTTAAGTTAGAGTTTCATTCTTCATAGACATGGGCAAGAGGGAGTTTATTCCATTTTGTGGACACCTCAGAACTTCAACCATGTTAAGGGTTTTAAAATTACAGGATTAGATTTACATCTAAATGTAATCTAAAATCTAAACATCTAGGAGTAAATAGCACAGATAATGATGTTTGACTTTGAACTACCCCTGGGATATTAAGCAGGCCGAAGGTCTTATTGCAATAATCATGTAATTAGTGACTGTATCCTGCACTAATAAAAGCGTTGTGCGTGCACATGTGTCGCATGGTTTTCCTTTTCACACACTTTCCCAGGTGTGTGGGGCACATTAACCAAATGCAGATCTCAGCCTGCTTTAGTCCACCTTGTTGAGTTTTAACCGagattttattgtcattgcttttaactgttcttcatttttaatgttcctTTTCCTACAGTTCTTATAGCATTAATTGGTTTAATTTCTAGCCTGTCTaaacttttttgtatttccacTGATTGTGGCACTTAATAGTTTTTTCTTTAACTCTGcaacattcaaaagaaaataataacaataataagatGCACTCTGGCATAACCCGTGGCCAGGGGGAGCTAAAAGATTCTGTCTACTTttgttaaacttttttcttaaagAATCAAGTTGTGGCAAACGTCCAGAAGTCTACTCTACACATTAACAGGAAGGAAGCAGGATAATGATCTGATATCAAATTACACAACTGGCACAGAGAGTGTATGAGAGGCTGCATCACAACAGAAACAACTACTGGCTGTAAAACGCACCGATCTCCAAATCGGACACCTAtgatagaaatgtgtcataGATGAAAGTTAATGGTTACCAGCATAAGCAATAAAACCTGAGTTTCAGTTGAGAAATCAGGCTCAGGCCATCGTGAATTAACTCACCCCGCCTGCGATGCCGGCTCCGTCCGCGTATCTTGAAGTGACACAGACCAGAGACGTGATGAAGTAGACGACAGCGCCGACGGCAGCACGGAAAAGATCCTGCACAACACACGGAGGACGACAATGACGCATTTTGCAATTTAATAAGCGCAACAAATGCGTCGTGTGCGCCGCAAAACAAGCCGAGGACTCACACTCCACAGCCAGTTGACCATTGCGAACTGCTTGTCCAGCTCCATCATGAAGACGACGAAGAAGATTATGGCGAAGACCATCTCACAGATGGCTGCGGCGGTGTAGCCTCCTGAGTACGATGCGGCGTAgcagatgaggatgatgaaacTGAGGAGCTGCGATGAGACAAAGGAGAGAATCATGTTTGTTGTCCCAGAAAACTTCACAGTTAGACCACAAAACTCACAGATGCCGCATGCATTCCTCCCCTCGGTAAGACTCTGCAGGTCACTTTGATTTGTGTAAATTAGAAAATAGTCTGTGTGCAGTGATGCCAGTCAAACAGTAAATCATTTAAACAAAGGCATCATTACTGACAACTTCGACTAGTTCCAAATAAACAGACACTATTTACACCACAAGTcaggtttggacacactttttaaaataaaaagtctataCAAAATCATCTTAGATTGAGGCATCTGAATGGGCTATAATGCACCCAGTCTGCCACTTCTATCACATGCTGCTTTTATCTCAGCTTTACAACGAGTGTTTGTTCCATCATATTTTTCCatatgagggaaaaaaaagcagcgtgCATTCTTCTCAGTCCACTGAAACCCTGCCAACGGGGAGAAATCATAAACCCAGGCAGCCTACGACTCACTACCAGTCTTCCCTTCAGTATCGCTATTGTTGCTGCTGTCAAACTATGTGGGCAGATGCTTTCACACAAAATGTGCAACAACTGCGAAGGAGTGAAAAACTTCAGCTAGTTCTGAATTAAACGCTCCGCGCTCCAACACACTACACTGCATTCAGCTGTGGCTCTTTAATGGGCTTTTGTACAACGCAGAATTATTCATTCCTATGGTGATATGAGCATGTGTTTGCACGTTTTACATTtctaaatttatattttatgtaaaatgcataaatacTACAGAAAGGCAcagcctgcagacacacaaacaaacaagacaataaCTTTACTATACTGCAGgagaaatgtttacatttggaAACCATTAAGTATTAAATGGGGAGCATTTAGAGATGGACCAATATATCGTCCGGCCGATATATCGGGCcgacatttgtgtttttttactggtatcgacTGAAGTGTAGGTGTGTTCGccaatatacatatatatatatagatatgcagcccatacattgcccctcccccactaacagagtACATGCAACTGGAAGGTGGAAAAAGCTTGTACTCATAGGCATGTAGAGCACCCCTAAAAGTAGGAGTTGAAAAAAAGgttatcactcagcaccaagACATTACAGTTATTAGCAACAGCCCTAACATTTACTGTTTAACTCTATCATAAgagtgttaaatattctttaagttcaacaaatgtttatgcttttggttaaattgaaaTTTGTTATCATTATGTcgtttttatcatgtaaatggggGAAGAAAAGGCACCATTACCTCCAAATATCATTTCAGAAAAATCGGCGGCACTTATTGGCCATCGGTCTATGCTGACGTAAAAAGCATCTGTATCAGTTGATCTCTAGTAACACTGTCTGTCGATCACCTatcaatttaatttcaagcttCTACGAAGAGCATTGAAGATATAAAATCCTGTGTTCCACTGCAACATTTGCTCCGCTTTCTTGTGACAAGCccaatagtttatttttgtaatgctTACTAAATAAATTGGACTCTAACTCTGacgtgcatttaaaaaaagcacgCTGCGCACATTGCAACATTTTATTCTCAGACACAGGCCACCCAGCAGACAGTGTCAAATCACTGCAGTTTATGTGATACACACATGATGCAAACTGACTCGACACCAGCCCTACATGTGTCGCTGCTGCTCCCCTAACCCGCAACGTACTGCCGACCGGTGAGTCAGACGCATCAGTAGTTTGTGTGTTCTCGAGACTGGCACAGACTGCCTCTGTGGAGTAGAAGAGGCCGAGGCCAAGCTCCTGCACAAAAGAAGCTCTATTCAATCCAGAGCCGGCTGCCCCAAGAGCAGAGGCTACTAAGGAGGCCGCTACACAGAGGAACACCCTTTACACAAGAGTCCCTCGGACACAAGAAAGGCTCTGAGATGTTGACACCTTTATGTTTTCCACACAGCGGTGGATCTGTGTGCACGGGGCAGCTTTAAAAGATCCCAACCAGGGTCTCCTCACATCACTATAATGAGCTGCTCTTTTAAATCAACTGGAGGGAAACGGTTGTGAACTGATGGCTAATTATAGTCAGCAGCAACATGAGAGCCAAGAGCCAATCCGTGGTGCAGAGACACACCAAACAGCAACAGTTGCTAGGGaagtcacagtttttttttcccaccttttTTTGCGCAAAACTGCAGCTGCATGCGTGTTGAAAGCAAAAGGAAGAGCTCAGTTTCATAATCCTGCACAGCATTTAATCTTACTGTATCTCGCTTATTACACAACTAGCATTCCTCATCGCACTTCACTCCCACTCTGCATTCTGAGTAAGAAATAccaaaaatgagacaaacaaaaccaagaaaTGTCTAGTTTCCAGTTGGTTGGACATGGTGTCACCGCTTGTTTGCAAATTAACAGGGAGGTGAACAGTCAGCTCAGTGACTCACCTCAACTTATCAGCTTAACCGAGACACATGGCAAACAGAAATTTGCACTACATGGGTGTGTTACTGTGTCCTGTATGCTGCTGAGCACTTGAAACATGTTCGAACATAGCCATCCTTGAGACTGTCAGAAAGACACTGCGGTTGCCCTTCCCGTGTTATGTGAAAGTGAAAAAGCCCATCTGCTCCTTCAGACTTTTGGTTGTTTGGCTGTTAAACAC harbors:
- the plp2b gene encoding proteolipid protein 2b; the protein is MADTTSSSPAAGCAEKLKIYVKTRKGFILAGEILLSFIILICYAASYSGGYTAAAICEMVFAIIFFVVFMMELDKQFAMVNWLWSDLFRAAVGAVVYFITSLVCVTSRYADGAGIAGGVFGLIATVLFAYDTYTIFLQIKSGSQHTAASTDDRV